One stretch of Halobacillus litoralis DNA includes these proteins:
- the cmpA gene encoding cortex morphogenetic protein CmpA → MPSWLKSQMTKAFLNKDKYQIKMLNQCWYYYQHLYK, encoded by the coding sequence ATGCCTTCCTGGTTGAAGAGCCAAATGACAAAAGCATTCTTGAACAAAGACAAATACCAGATCAAAATGCTGAACCAATGCTGGTATTACTATCAGCATCTATATAAATAA
- the moaC gene encoding cyclic pyranopterin monophosphate synthase MoaC — MAEFSHFNDQGRARMVDISDKKDSVRTAVAATSVQVNEEIYHKITNHEIGKGDVLSVAQVAGIMAAKNTSDWIPMCHPLSLKGIDVSFDWETEDQPTLNIEVSVKTKGSTGVEMEALTAASATALTVYDMCKALDKGMVIGPTYLKEKTGGKNGDYTRNR; from the coding sequence ATGGCGGAGTTCAGTCATTTTAATGATCAGGGCCGCGCCCGTATGGTGGATATTTCAGACAAAAAAGATTCCGTACGGACGGCTGTGGCAGCAACGAGTGTACAAGTGAATGAAGAGATTTATCATAAAATCACCAACCATGAGATAGGAAAAGGGGACGTGCTTTCCGTGGCTCAGGTCGCAGGGATCATGGCAGCGAAAAACACGTCCGACTGGATTCCGATGTGCCATCCGTTGTCGTTGAAAGGCATCGATGTGTCCTTCGATTGGGAAACAGAAGACCAGCCGACATTAAACATCGAGGTTTCTGTCAAGACGAAGGGAAGTACAGGGGTGGAAATGGAAGCGCTAACGGCCGCTTCAGCCACAGCCCTCACGGTTTACGATATGTGTAAAGCATTAGATAAAGGAATGGTCATCGGCCCGACCTACTTGAAAGAAAAGACGGGCGGGAAGAACGGCGACTACACGAGAAACAGATAA
- the tsaE gene encoding tRNA (adenosine(37)-N6)-threonylcarbamoyltransferase complex ATPase subunit type 1 TsaE encodes MTTFEWKSSSTEETQQMAEKLGQRLQPGDVLTLEGDLGAGKTTFTKGLGKGLGVKRTINSPTFTIMKEYQGRVPFYHMDVYRLEESDEDLGFDEYFEGEGVTVVEWAQFIEEFLPDERLDITIRYLDDSTRVFTFETTSDHLEALCKEILA; translated from the coding sequence ATGACGACATTTGAATGGAAAAGCTCTTCTACAGAAGAAACGCAGCAGATGGCGGAAAAGCTCGGGCAGCGTTTGCAACCTGGAGATGTGCTGACGTTAGAGGGAGATTTAGGCGCAGGTAAAACGACGTTTACAAAAGGACTCGGAAAAGGGCTTGGTGTGAAGCGTACAATCAACAGCCCTACCTTTACCATCATGAAAGAATACCAGGGACGGGTTCCTTTTTATCATATGGATGTATACCGTTTGGAAGAGAGTGATGAGGACCTCGGTTTTGATGAGTACTTTGAAGGGGAAGGGGTAACGGTCGTGGAGTGGGCCCAGTTCATTGAAGAATTCTTACCTGATGAACGCCTGGACATCACGATTCGTTATTTGGACGACTCCACGCGGGTGTTCACATTCGAGACTACATCCGATCACTTGGAAGCATTATGTAAGGAGATTTTAGCATGA
- a CDS encoding ABC-F family ATP-binding cassette domain-containing protein, producing the protein MILMQLNQLTKRFGAELILSNIKLEVQMNDRIAIVGRNGAGKSTLLKMMAGEMSHDEGNIFKPKETTIGYLAQNTGLQSEETIWNEMEKVFTHLKDLEKELRSMEVQMADPDLLDDQKRYQQLLADYDRKQEYFKTAGGYQYEADIRGVLNGLNFKNFNWDTPINSLSGGQKTRLALGKLLLTSPDVLILDEPTNHLDIDTLSWLEGYLQGYQGAVVIVSHDRYFLDKIVNTVYEIAFQSSKRYHGNYSDYLKKKEADYEQELKRFEKQQEEIKRMEDFIQKNIVRATTSKRAQSRRKQLEKMDKLEKPKDDNQSAKFSFQTAKRSGNDVLKLRNYAFRYDDSDDYLFDHVSLDLNRGDSVALVGPNGVGKTTLLKTLIGDLEQSKGEKLIGTNVQIGYYDQEQTKLNSTKTVLNELWDEYPMKNEKDIRTILGNFLFSGEDVLKPVSALSGGEKARLSLAKLMMQEANFLILDEPTNHLDLDSKEVLEAALVDYPGTLLFVSHDRYFINKIATQVVEMNPEETRLFLGDYDYYVDKKQEEYELQQIEEAERLQNEPKKQEAQQKNSFEEDKAAKREERKKNRRIAEIEEEIEQLEARLEGNEALLCDPDIYQDHERSLEITEDNNQLQTKLEALLEEWETLHE; encoded by the coding sequence ATGATTCTCATGCAATTGAACCAATTGACGAAGCGTTTCGGCGCCGAGTTGATTTTATCGAATATCAAATTGGAAGTGCAGATGAACGACCGGATCGCCATCGTCGGTCGGAACGGAGCAGGAAAATCGACCCTGCTCAAAATGATGGCAGGTGAAATGAGTCACGATGAGGGCAATATTTTCAAACCAAAAGAAACGACGATCGGATACCTCGCCCAAAATACGGGGCTGCAGTCTGAGGAAACCATTTGGAACGAAATGGAGAAGGTGTTCACCCACCTGAAGGACTTGGAAAAAGAGCTCCGCTCCATGGAAGTGCAAATGGCGGATCCGGACTTGCTTGACGATCAAAAACGCTACCAGCAGCTGTTAGCGGATTATGACCGCAAGCAGGAATACTTCAAGACCGCAGGCGGGTACCAATATGAAGCGGATATCCGCGGTGTATTGAACGGGTTGAACTTCAAAAACTTCAACTGGGATACACCGATCAACTCCTTAAGTGGCGGGCAAAAAACACGCCTGGCACTCGGAAAGCTTTTGCTGACAAGTCCGGATGTCCTGATCCTCGATGAGCCGACGAACCACTTGGACATCGATACGCTGAGCTGGCTTGAAGGTTACCTGCAGGGCTATCAAGGAGCCGTGGTCATTGTCTCGCACGACCGCTACTTCCTGGACAAGATCGTCAATACCGTGTACGAAATCGCGTTTCAATCATCCAAGCGTTACCACGGCAACTACAGCGATTATTTAAAAAAGAAAGAAGCGGATTACGAGCAGGAACTCAAACGCTTTGAGAAACAGCAAGAAGAAATCAAGCGCATGGAAGATTTCATTCAGAAAAACATCGTCCGTGCCACAACAAGTAAACGGGCACAAAGCCGTCGCAAGCAATTGGAGAAAATGGACAAGCTTGAAAAACCGAAGGACGACAACCAATCGGCGAAGTTCAGCTTCCAGACAGCGAAACGAAGCGGTAACGATGTGTTGAAGCTGCGTAACTATGCGTTTCGATATGATGACAGCGACGACTACCTTTTCGATCATGTGTCCCTTGACTTGAACCGCGGAGATTCTGTTGCGCTCGTCGGACCGAACGGTGTCGGAAAGACGACGTTATTGAAGACACTCATCGGCGACTTGGAACAGTCGAAAGGTGAAAAGCTGATCGGTACGAACGTGCAGATCGGTTACTACGATCAGGAACAGACAAAGCTGAACTCAACGAAAACCGTCCTGAACGAGCTTTGGGACGAGTACCCGATGAAGAACGAAAAAGATATCCGCACCATCCTTGGCAATTTCCTTTTCTCAGGTGAGGATGTCCTGAAGCCTGTCTCTGCACTCAGTGGTGGAGAGAAAGCGAGACTGTCCTTAGCGAAACTGATGATGCAGGAAGCAAACTTCTTAATCTTGGACGAGCCGACCAACCACCTGGACCTCGACAGTAAAGAAGTATTAGAAGCAGCGCTTGTGGATTATCCAGGTACGCTCTTGTTCGTTTCTCATGACCGTTACTTTATCAACAAGATTGCGACACAGGTTGTGGAAATGAATCCTGAAGAGACTCGTCTGTTCCTTGGTGATTATGACTACTATGTAGATAAGAAGCAGGAAGAATACGAGTTGCAGCAAATCGAAGAAGCCGAACGACTTCAGAACGAACCGAAGAAGCAGGAAGCTCAGCAGAAGAACAGCTTTGAAGAAGACAAAGCGGCAAAGCGTGAAGAACGGAAGAAAAACCGGCGCATCGCTGAGATCGAAGAAGAAATCGAACAGCTGGAAGCGAGACTCGAAGGAAACGAAGCGCTCCTCTGTGACCCGGACATCTACCAGGACCACGAAAGATCACTGGAAATCACAGAAGACAACAACCAGCTCCAAACCAAACTCGAAGCCCTCTTGGAAGAATGGGAAACCCTCCATGAGTGA
- a CDS encoding SprT family protein yields the protein MTDQELQQWTNELSKKYFDKPFAHDVYFNSRLRTTGGRYIPSKKVIEINPKYIVELDGVELEGIIKHELCHYHLHIEGKGFGHRDPEFKALLKKTGSPRHCSALPSEKSGNFHHYVCTKCGQTYKRKRRVDTKRFGCGKCKGNIKKK from the coding sequence ATGACAGATCAGGAATTGCAGCAATGGACCAATGAATTATCGAAAAAATACTTTGACAAGCCTTTTGCTCATGATGTATACTTCAATTCTCGTCTTCGTACGACAGGAGGAAGGTACATTCCTTCTAAAAAAGTGATTGAAATCAATCCGAAATATATTGTAGAATTAGATGGTGTCGAATTAGAAGGCATTATTAAACATGAACTTTGTCATTATCACCTTCATATTGAAGGGAAAGGTTTTGGGCATCGTGATCCTGAGTTCAAGGCACTATTGAAAAAGACAGGGTCTCCACGACATTGTTCAGCATTACCTTCTGAAAAAAGTGGGAACTTCCACCACTATGTTTGTACAAAATGCGGACAAACATACAAGCGGAAAAGACGGGTGGACACGAAACGTTTCGGATGTGGGAAATGTAAAGGGAATATAAAAAAGAAGTAA
- the thiL gene encoding thiamine-phosphate kinase: MDEFSFIRSIKPDYYRQSSLIKGIDDDAAVFRPSGQDIVTAVDTMVEGVHFTRQTMEPEQIGYRVLAANISDLAAMGSTPAFYMVSITIPPHWSEKELEHIYMGMKQLGDSYHMDLIGGDTVSGSELSLSVTVIGLVQKGKARYRSTAKPGDVLFVTGTLGDSRAGLECLLNPKRETSEEITYLIQRHQTPLPRVTFASGLYHLDRLALNDVSDGIANESKEIAEASDVDLLIDSKAVPFSEAIRKVFPDHHEEWGLSGGEDFELLGCVPEKDWSKVRSAAEKADVSVSKIGEVTAKEDPVPVVKLNRNGKWETMTSSGYTHLKEKGD; this comes from the coding sequence ATGGATGAGTTTTCATTTATACGATCAATCAAGCCGGATTATTATCGTCAATCTTCATTGATCAAAGGAATTGATGATGATGCGGCTGTCTTTCGACCTTCGGGCCAAGATATTGTTACAGCTGTGGATACGATGGTGGAAGGGGTCCATTTTACAAGGCAGACAATGGAACCTGAGCAGATCGGCTATCGTGTGTTGGCAGCAAATATTAGTGATCTTGCTGCAATGGGGAGTACGCCTGCTTTTTATATGGTTTCGATTACTATTCCTCCTCATTGGAGTGAGAAGGAACTAGAACACATTTATATGGGAATGAAACAACTTGGGGATTCTTATCATATGGATTTAATTGGCGGCGATACCGTGTCCGGGAGTGAACTTTCATTAAGTGTTACTGTCATAGGACTGGTTCAAAAAGGAAAAGCCAGATATCGTTCGACAGCGAAGCCGGGAGATGTATTGTTTGTCACGGGAACTCTTGGAGACTCCAGGGCCGGTTTAGAATGCTTGTTGAATCCCAAACGAGAAACTTCCGAGGAGATTACATATCTTATTCAGCGCCATCAAACTCCTTTGCCGAGGGTTACCTTTGCATCTGGTCTGTACCATTTAGATCGGTTGGCTTTGAATGACGTAAGTGACGGAATTGCAAATGAGTCGAAGGAAATTGCGGAAGCTTCTGATGTTGATCTGTTGATTGATTCAAAAGCAGTCCCTTTTTCCGAAGCGATCCGAAAGGTCTTCCCTGATCATCATGAAGAATGGGGATTATCAGGCGGGGAAGATTTTGAATTGCTTGGATGCGTGCCTGAAAAAGATTGGTCAAAAGTGAGAAGTGCTGCAGAAAAAGCAGACGTGTCGGTAAGTAAAATCGGCGAGGTAACAGCGAAAGAGGATCCGGTACCAGTTGTGAAGCTTAATAGAAATGGAAAGTGGGAGACAATGACCTCTTCCGGTTATACTCATTTGAAGGAAAAGGGTGATTGA
- the tsaB gene encoding tRNA (adenosine(37)-N6)-threonylcarbamoyltransferase complex dimerization subunit type 1 TsaB, which translates to MNVLAIDTSNYVMGVAVIRDGAVAGEYVTNIKKNHSIRLMPAIDQVMKETGMQPDDLDRIAVAHGPGSYTGVRIGLTTAKTMAWSLGIPVVGVSSLEAVARQGAFFQGYVCPFFDARRGLVYTGLYRSDMTLEMDETNVLMEDWLYQLKEMNEPVLFLSQDIAVHEEKIVEILGDQAVLPKAPYHYARPAIIASVAEDKEPGPLHDLVPNYLRIPEAEAKWLEQQGKK; encoded by the coding sequence ATGAATGTACTGGCGATAGATACTTCGAATTATGTGATGGGAGTTGCGGTCATCAGAGATGGGGCTGTAGCTGGTGAGTATGTGACGAATATCAAAAAGAATCACTCCATCCGTTTAATGCCTGCGATTGATCAGGTGATGAAGGAGACGGGGATGCAGCCGGACGACTTGGACAGAATTGCGGTCGCTCATGGGCCCGGTTCCTACACGGGTGTGCGGATCGGATTGACGACGGCAAAAACGATGGCATGGTCGCTCGGGATTCCCGTTGTGGGTGTATCGAGCTTAGAAGCTGTAGCGAGGCAGGGAGCCTTTTTCCAAGGATATGTCTGTCCGTTCTTTGATGCACGACGGGGACTCGTCTATACAGGTCTCTATCGTTCTGATATGACGCTTGAAATGGACGAGACGAACGTCTTAATGGAGGACTGGCTTTATCAATTGAAGGAAATGAATGAACCGGTACTTTTCCTCAGTCAAGATATAGCGGTGCATGAAGAAAAAATTGTCGAGATTCTTGGCGATCAGGCGGTTCTCCCGAAAGCTCCTTACCACTATGCACGGCCGGCCATCATTGCCTCTGTAGCAGAAGACAAGGAACCAGGACCGTTGCATGACCTTGTGCCGAACTACTTGCGAATTCCTGAGGCGGAAGCAAAATGGTTGGAGCAGCAGGGGAAGAAGTAA
- the rimI gene encoding ribosomal protein S18-alanine N-acetyltransferase — protein MAIIRRMTKDDVGAVMEVEKASFAVPWSGETFEKEMEDNPYAYYYVVQKEDDIIGYCGLWLIIDEAHVTNIAIHPDHRGNKYGERLFRYTCNEAIEHGAIQLSLEVRVSNTAAQHMYRKFGMVPGGIRKRYYSDNGEDALVMWVGLK, from the coding sequence ATGGCGATAATAAGGAGAATGACGAAGGATGATGTAGGAGCTGTTATGGAAGTCGAAAAGGCTTCTTTTGCCGTACCATGGTCTGGGGAAACTTTTGAGAAAGAGATGGAAGACAATCCTTATGCGTATTATTATGTCGTACAAAAAGAGGACGATATCATTGGATACTGTGGTTTGTGGTTGATCATTGATGAAGCGCATGTCACGAACATCGCCATTCATCCGGACCATAGAGGAAACAAGTATGGAGAACGCTTGTTTCGTTATACGTGTAACGAAGCAATTGAGCATGGAGCGATCCAGCTGTCGCTTGAAGTGAGAGTTTCAAATACAGCCGCGCAGCATATGTACCGGAAGTTTGGCATGGTACCTGGAGGAATCAGAAAAAGGTACTACTCGGACAACGGTGAAGATGCGTTAGTGATGTGGGTGGGATTAAAATGA
- the tsaD gene encoding tRNA (adenosine(37)-N6)-threonylcarbamoyltransferase complex transferase subunit TsaD: MKKDQYILAIETSCDETAVAIVKNETELITNIVASQIESHKRFGGVVPEIASRHHIEQMTITLEEALDDAGMTLDDMDAIAVTEGPGLVGALLVGVNAAKSIAFAKQKPLVGVHHIAGHIYANRLEKEFEFPLLSLVVSGGHTELVLMHEHGSFEIIGETRDDAAGEAYDKVARTLKLPYPGGPQIDRLAQEGEESIDFPRAWLEDGSYDFSFSGLKSAVINRLHKAKQRDEHLKPEDVAASFQASVVDVLSTKAFLAAEEYGVKQMIVAGGVAANKGLRAALQEKFEGSETELLIPPLHLCTDNAAMIAAAGAVAYNQGHRAGWDLNANPGLDLELFGARKK; the protein is encoded by the coding sequence ATGAAGAAAGATCAATATATTTTAGCGATTGAGACGAGTTGTGATGAAACGGCCGTAGCGATTGTTAAAAATGAAACCGAACTGATTACAAACATTGTTGCTTCTCAAATTGAAAGTCATAAGCGTTTCGGTGGGGTGGTCCCGGAGATTGCCTCGAGACACCATATCGAACAGATGACGATCACACTTGAAGAAGCACTGGATGACGCGGGGATGACACTCGACGATATGGATGCCATTGCCGTGACGGAGGGACCTGGACTGGTCGGCGCTCTCCTTGTCGGTGTCAATGCAGCGAAATCGATCGCTTTTGCTAAACAGAAGCCTCTTGTTGGCGTGCATCATATTGCGGGTCACATTTATGCGAACCGCCTGGAAAAGGAATTTGAATTTCCACTCCTTTCCCTCGTCGTTTCTGGTGGGCATACGGAGCTTGTATTGATGCATGAGCATGGATCCTTTGAAATTATCGGTGAAACGCGAGATGATGCGGCAGGGGAAGCGTATGACAAAGTGGCACGAACCCTGAAGCTTCCATACCCAGGCGGACCTCAAATCGACCGTCTCGCGCAAGAAGGGGAAGAGAGCATCGATTTCCCTCGTGCCTGGCTTGAAGATGGGTCCTATGATTTCAGTTTCAGCGGATTGAAATCAGCAGTGATTAACCGTCTTCACAAAGCGAAGCAGAGGGATGAACACTTGAAACCTGAGGATGTTGCCGCAAGCTTTCAGGCGAGCGTGGTGGACGTGTTATCCACAAAAGCTTTCCTTGCTGCTGAGGAGTATGGTGTGAAACAAATGATTGTCGCAGGTGGTGTCGCTGCTAATAAAGGACTGAGAGCTGCGCTTCAGGAGAAGTTCGAAGGAAGCGAAACAGAATTGCTCATTCCACCGCTTCATTTGTGTACAGATAATGCCGCAATGATCGCTGCTGCTGGAGCGGTTGCGTACAATCAGGGACACCGGGCAGGATGGGATTTGAATGCCAATCCAGGGCTGGACCTAGAGCTCTTTGGTGCAAGAAAAAAATAA
- a CDS encoding Tex family protein produces the protein MKLVAKQTKLKDQTIKQVIELLEEGNTVPFIARYRKELTGGLDEVQIKEIEDQWNYVTNLVQRKEEVIRLIDEQGKLTEDLRRDIESAEKLQKVEDLYRPYKQKRRTRATVAKEKGLEPLATQVWEQQNIDFEKEAEAFFSDEHEVNTVEDVRAGVNDIIAEWISDDPTYREKIRKQTHDKGVIASSEKKADQDEKGIFEMYYDYQEPVRSIVSHRVLALNRGEKEEIIKVSVQPPEEAIVQYLERSVIKRHTVGKIRSILEEAIQDSYKRLIQPSVEREIRGALSEQAEEQAIEVFSSNLRNLLLQPPLKGKVVLGVDPAYRTGCKLAVVDETGKVLDIGVVYPTAPRNDTAGAEKKILGFMDAYDIELMAIGNGTASRETEQFIADMIQKHQLKASYMIVNEAGASVYSASKLAREEFPDFQVEERSAVSIARRVHDPLAELVKIDPKSIGVGQYQHDVTQKKLNESLTFVVETAVNQVGVNVNTASSSLLQYVSGLSKTVANNVVKKREELGKFTKRSELKDIPRLGAKTFEQSIGFLRILDGKEPLDRTPIHPESYKATRELLRKFGFTTEDIGTDKLAEELKSVDTSSVAEQLNIGELTLQDIIKSLVQPGRDPRDDLPKPLLKTNVLSMEDLEQGMELEGTVRNVVDFGAFVDIGVKQDGLVHISKLANKFVKHPMDVVAVGDVVTVWVDQVDVQKQRIALTMINQG, from the coding sequence ATGAAGCTCGTAGCTAAACAGACGAAATTGAAGGATCAGACAATCAAACAAGTCATTGAATTGCTCGAAGAAGGAAATACAGTACCGTTTATCGCCCGTTATCGAAAAGAACTGACAGGCGGATTGGATGAAGTGCAAATCAAAGAAATTGAAGATCAGTGGAACTATGTAACGAACCTTGTTCAGCGTAAGGAAGAAGTTATTCGCCTCATTGATGAACAGGGCAAACTGACCGAAGACTTACGCCGCGACATTGAATCCGCTGAAAAACTTCAAAAGGTGGAAGACCTGTACCGCCCTTATAAACAAAAGCGGCGCACAAGAGCGACGGTAGCCAAAGAGAAAGGATTGGAACCTCTCGCGACTCAAGTCTGGGAACAGCAGAACATCGACTTTGAGAAGGAAGCGGAAGCCTTCTTTTCTGATGAACACGAGGTGAATACGGTTGAAGATGTCCGGGCAGGGGTGAATGATATCATTGCCGAATGGATTTCAGATGACCCTACATATCGAGAAAAGATTAGAAAGCAGACGCACGATAAAGGTGTCATCGCTTCATCGGAAAAGAAAGCAGATCAAGATGAAAAAGGCATTTTTGAAATGTATTATGACTATCAAGAACCCGTTCGGTCGATCGTATCCCACCGTGTTCTTGCACTTAACCGTGGGGAAAAAGAAGAAATTATTAAAGTTTCCGTTCAGCCTCCTGAAGAGGCGATTGTTCAATATTTGGAGAGGAGCGTTATTAAACGCCATACGGTCGGGAAGATCCGTTCCATCTTGGAAGAAGCGATCCAGGACAGTTATAAGCGTTTAATTCAGCCATCTGTTGAAAGAGAGATCCGAGGAGCATTATCTGAACAGGCTGAGGAACAGGCGATTGAAGTTTTCTCCAGTAATTTGCGAAACCTTTTGCTGCAACCCCCATTGAAAGGAAAAGTGGTTCTTGGAGTAGACCCTGCCTACCGTACCGGTTGTAAACTTGCCGTCGTGGACGAAACAGGGAAAGTGCTGGATATTGGCGTCGTCTATCCAACAGCACCAAGAAATGATACGGCAGGGGCGGAGAAAAAGATTCTTGGCTTCATGGATGCGTATGACATTGAGCTGATGGCCATCGGGAATGGCACAGCTTCCAGAGAAACGGAACAGTTCATCGCAGATATGATCCAAAAACATCAGTTGAAGGCTTCTTATATGATTGTGAATGAAGCAGGGGCGAGTGTGTACTCAGCTTCGAAGCTTGCACGTGAAGAATTCCCGGACTTTCAAGTAGAAGAGCGTAGTGCGGTATCCATCGCTCGTCGTGTCCATGACCCATTAGCAGAACTCGTAAAGATTGACCCTAAATCCATCGGGGTTGGGCAATACCAGCACGATGTCACTCAGAAAAAACTGAACGAATCACTGACGTTCGTTGTTGAGACGGCGGTAAACCAAGTGGGAGTGAATGTGAACACCGCTTCTTCATCTCTGTTGCAGTATGTATCAGGGTTAAGTAAAACGGTTGCCAATAATGTCGTGAAAAAGAGAGAAGAGTTAGGGAAGTTTACGAAAAGATCCGAACTCAAAGATATTCCTCGCTTAGGTGCAAAGACATTTGAGCAAAGTATCGGCTTTTTAAGAATACTAGATGGAAAGGAACCTCTTGATCGCACACCGATCCACCCGGAAAGTTATAAAGCGACACGGGAACTGTTGAGGAAGTTCGGTTTTACCACAGAAGATATTGGAACGGACAAGCTGGCAGAAGAACTGAAAAGTGTCGACACATCATCAGTAGCGGAACAACTGAACATTGGTGAGTTGACGCTTCAGGATATTATAAAATCTCTCGTCCAGCCTGGACGGGACCCGAGGGATGACCTTCCTAAGCCATTGTTGAAAACAAATGTTCTTTCTATGGAAGATTTAGAACAGGGGATGGAACTGGAAGGAACCGTTAGAAACGTTGTAGACTTCGGTGCATTTGTGGATATTGGAGTCAAACAGGATGGGCTTGTCCATATCTCGAAGCTTGCTAATAAATTCGTCAAACACCCAATGGACGTGGTGGCGGTAGGGGACGTCGTTACCGTTTGGGTCGATCAAGTGGATGTACAAAAACAGAGGATCGCTTTGACCATGATTAATCAAGGGTAA
- a CDS encoding SDR family oxidoreductase: MGRLDNKIAVVTGSATGIGAATVKRFASEGAKVICGDINVEEVQKTVDEVESEGGKAEAVELDVSDVGSVQQFANYVEEHYGKVDILFNNAGVDQEGGKVHEYPVELFDQIIAVDLRGTFLTSKYILPLMLENGGSVINTSSMSGQAADLDRSGYNAAKGGITNFTRAMAIDYAREGIRVNSISPGTIETPLVQELAGTKQEEEGREFREANKWVTPMGRLGRPEEMANVALFLASDESSYVTGEDITADGGIMAYTWPGKMLMDKSWKENTE; this comes from the coding sequence GAAGGAGCAAAGGTCATCTGCGGGGATATCAATGTAGAAGAAGTACAGAAAACAGTGGATGAAGTGGAGAGCGAAGGTGGAAAAGCAGAAGCCGTAGAGCTTGATGTTTCCGATGTAGGCAGTGTCCAGCAGTTTGCCAATTACGTAGAAGAGCATTACGGGAAGGTCGACATCCTGTTCAACAATGCAGGCGTCGATCAAGAAGGCGGAAAGGTCCACGAATATCCGGTCGAGCTGTTTGATCAAATCATCGCTGTAGACTTGAGAGGAACTTTTTTGACGAGCAAATACATCCTCCCGCTTATGCTTGAAAATGGTGGCTCTGTCATCAATACATCGTCCATGTCCGGCCAGGCTGCGGATCTCGATCGCTCCGGATACAACGCAGCGAAAGGCGGGATTACGAACTTCACGAGAGCGATGGCGATCGACTATGCGCGTGAAGGGATCCGTGTCAATTCAATTTCCCCAGGTACCATCGAAACGCCACTCGTTCAAGAGCTTGCCGGAACGAAACAGGAAGAAGAAGGCCGAGAATTCCGTGAAGCAAATAAATGGGTCACACCGATGGGAAGGCTGGGGCGTCCGGAAGAAATGGCCAATGTCGCCCTTTTCCTTGCCTCGGATGAAAGTTCCTATGTGACAGGAGAAGATATTACTGCGGATGGTGGCATTATGGCCTACACATGGCCTGGCAAGATGCTGATGGACAAAAGCTGGAAAGAGAATACAGAATAA
- a CDS encoding GNAT family N-acetyltransferase, with protein sequence METFTVGSETDRLVIKLEKRDYESWLHGFESRLPSKHRHDEGQIDMSECTKEWFGELVEKHQQLAVEDTAYVLGIFQKEDHTHVGMIDFSTLVRYDFQWGRIGYALHNQHWQKGFGKEAIAEALQIAFHQLNYHRIEAHINLDNSPSIKLAESIGLEYECTRKGFIHEFGEWTDNLIYYKNAE encoded by the coding sequence TTGGAAACGTTCACGGTTGGATCAGAAACAGATAGATTGGTTATCAAACTTGAAAAAAGGGATTATGAAAGCTGGCTGCATGGATTCGAGAGTCGGCTCCCGTCCAAGCACCGGCATGATGAAGGACAGATAGATATGAGTGAATGTACGAAAGAATGGTTTGGTGAACTGGTGGAGAAACACCAGCAGCTGGCTGTAGAGGATACCGCGTACGTCTTAGGCATTTTTCAGAAGGAAGATCATACACACGTGGGGATGATTGATTTCTCTACCTTAGTAAGATATGACTTTCAGTGGGGAAGAATCGGGTATGCCTTACATAACCAACATTGGCAGAAGGGCTTTGGAAAAGAAGCAATAGCAGAAGCATTACAGATCGCTTTTCATCAATTGAATTACCACCGAATCGAGGCCCATATCAACTTGGATAACTCGCCCTCCATCAAACTGGCGGAAAGTATCGGGTTAGAGTATGAGTGCACTAGAAAAGGGTTCATTCATGAGTTTGGGGAGTGGACGGACAACTTGATCTACTATAAGAACGCAGAATAA